The stretch of DNA CGTTTCGTTTTCGTCTCGTCGACTCGTCGTCCGTCATCGTCCACCCTGGCCTCCTTCGGTCCTCTCGGGCGCCTCGCCCCTCTCGTGCTCTGCCCAATCAGCTCGTCCTCTCCCTCCCGAGAAACACCAAAATCCCCCGCCAAGCAGCCCTACAGCCACATTCCCGTGGGATTAGGTGGTAGAGAAGCCGAAAACCGGAGTCAGAGGCACCAATCAGGTGCCGCGTTGGTCCACCCGTCCCAATCCCTGCCGGAAACCGGAATCCGGCCGCTCGGCTCGTAATTGCGGCGTCTAGaggagcggccggcggcgaggagggatGGGGGGAGGGGGGGAAGGGGCCTCCGGGCCGGAGCTGTCGACGGACAACGTGAAGGGGATAGTCCTGGCGCTGCTCTCCAGCGGCTTCATCGGCGCCAGCTTCATCATCAAGAAGAAGGGCCTCCGCCGGGCCGCCGTCGCCTCCGGTGTCCGCGCAGGTCGCCCCCCTCCCGTCCTCTTGCACTGTCGTTGTTGCCTTTGGTAGCCGGAGCAGGCCGGTTTCTGGTCAAAAGAGAGGTGTGTTTCGCTTGGTTTGGTTTCCTGATGATATAATGATGATGATGGCATGTGCAGGTGTCGGCGGGTACTCGTATCTCATGGAGCCCCTGTGGTGGGTTGGCATGATCACTAGTAAGGTTCCCTCGTGCGATTTCAGTAGAGAACTGGGCGTGATGCTTAGATAGTAACGGGAAATTCTGAGCGAAGTCTTTCCTCTTTTCAGTGATCGTGGGAGAGGTTGCCAATTTCGTGGCATATGCCTTCGCCCCTGCTGTGTTGGTTACTCCACTTGGAGCACTCAGCATAATTGTTAGGTCAGCAAGCTCAACTTTCGTCTTGCAATTCAGCAGTTACCAATTCATTTTTTTAGTCGAACTTGAACTTGACATTGAGGGTGTCTTCGCCATTCAGTGCAGTGCTGGCTCATTTCATTCTTAATGAGAGGTTGCATGCCCTCGGGGTGCTCGGCTGCGTGATGTGCATAGCTGGGTCTGTGGTCATTGTTATCCATGCTCCGCAGGAGCAGGAGATTACATCGGTTAGGGAAATATGGAACATGGCAACACAACCTGGTAAGGATTACTATGGGTGTGATTTACCCATACAATTACTGGCTCTTGATTGTAGGAAGTGAAATACTATGACTGACATATCTTGCTACTTTCCTTTGCAGCTTTCTTGTTATATGTTGCTTCAGTTATTGTGATTGTTTTTGTCCTGGTGTTCTATTTCTCCCCTCTATATGGGCAGTCCAATGTGTTGATCTACACCGCCATTTGCTCTTTAATGGGTTCTCTTTCGGTAATGGCACTTCTACCAGCAGTTCATATGTTCTCTAATGTTTTACTTGATTATATTCTAATTTATTCTGGCTAGAGAATGTGAACTTTTCTCATTATTCAGGTCATGAGTGTTAAAGCTCTTGGCACATCGTTAAAGCTGACTTTCGAAGGGACAAACCAATTAATATATCCTGAGACTTGGTTCTTTATGCTTGTTGTGGCTACTTGTGTGCTGACACAGATGAATTATTTGAATAAGGTTTGTAAAACTTGTTCTGAGTTGCATTCTTCCAGTGATTGCAGTTATGTGACACTATAAGTACAACCATTTACATACTAGCTTCATAAATGGTACATGATAAAGAAGAACAATCTGGATGCAATTTGGGAGCTGAACCTTTGCAAATAGCAAAAGTAGGCATTATGTTTATAAGCTGCGTAACATTTAAAGATTCAAAAGAGAAGTCAATAATAATGTTGTTAGTTGAAAATAGTATAAAACCAAATGGACTATAAGAAATATATAGACATCGATCGATTAGTGAGAATTAAGAACAGAATGGAACATAAGAATTGTCACCTAGAGATAAACCATATTGATTCTTTTTACCTTTGAGACTAACTTCAGTTTCAATGGGTTTGGATTTTTCAAATGATTGAGATCAAATTATTGTCAGGTTTGTATTGTTTGTTACATTGAAAAGTGCCATGTCCCATTCTCATCAAATCATTGTTATGCATATAATAATCTGCTTGTTATCACTCTTCTCAACAACCAAATATGTTGGAGAAGAAAGTAATATTATGATAAGTTGGTGGCCACATGCTAGCTTGACATGATGTGGACCTATTTGAATAGATTTGGATTCAAAAGCTCATTTGCTGCCTTGTTGTTTAGTCCCTTTTTTTCCCTACCTTGTGACTCATGCCTACATTTTAGATCCAATTTGGGCAACCTTCTCTTATCCCTGACACCAGAATATTATCTAGTGGCATGTAATTTTGTAGACTGCTATGGTAGACAATGCACTGAAATGCATTAGTTTATACAGTTACCACAAAATATTATGTTATTGGTTCCCGTTAACTTTAATGTAGTAAATTGTACTTTTTCACTGTAGGCACTTGACACATTCAATACAGCAATTGTATCTCCAATATATTACGTGATGTTCACAACTCTCACAATACTTGCGAGCGTCATAATGTTCAAGGTAAATTTTGTTTTGCCCCCAGCTTATATATTCGTTTCTTATTTTCATTCTGCCATTTACCCTCATACATATTTTGGATCCTTTTGGAGAATTTCATACTGTTACATTTGTTTCTTATGCATGCCTGTCTAGGACTAGTAGTACAAATATAAACTACTGGGACTGCAGATTATTATAAGTGAGCTGCAATAAATTGATCTCTTAGATGGATGGAGAAAAAAAGTATTCTTTATCGTATTAGTAACTGTAGTAAAATTTCGCTCAGCTAGGACTGCTACTGAAATAAGACAAACAATAATATCAAGTTTGTTGAATTCTCACCTATTTAAattttaagagtttgaaatatatgCTAGTCCTAATTGTCATGTGGTTTAATTATTTGTGCAGGATTGGTCTGGTCAAAGCCCTGGAAGCATCATTTCTGAAATTTGTGGCCTGATTGTGGTGTTGTCTGGTACCATTTTGTTGCATGTGACGAAGGATTATGAAAGGATCCCACAAGCAAGAAGTGTGTGGCCTTCACTCCTCTCTAATTGAAAGCATCATATAATTCTTATTCGAACATTCTTAATATCGTATCTTCTGCTACTGTGTAGGTGTTTATGCACCATTATCTCCCTCCTTGACAACTAGATTAAATGGAGAATTGTTGAAGCATGTTGAGGATGAGAGGACTATGGACGAAGAAAAGGCCTTGAGAAGACAAGAGATGTACTAGCATCAGAATCTCAAGGAAGGATAACTAATCCCGATGGATGCTCGAGCAGGGGGCTTGCGCAATAGTGATAACCTTCCCATAACGATTGTTGCTTCCTCCATTATGGTGTGCTGGTTTGTGTATATAAGCGGATACCTGCAGCAATTTGTGCAAATCTAGAGAGGTGGAAGGCTGCATAGTTCCAGGCTTCAAGCGAATTAGAATTAAGTCGGGTGTGTAGATTCTTGTCAAGtttccttctccccctttgtAATTTTCCCAGTTTTGTCCACGGCATTTGTTCCTGTGTAGAGTTAGAACG from Panicum hallii strain FIL2 chromosome 3, PHallii_v3.1, whole genome shotgun sequence encodes:
- the LOC112887306 gene encoding probable magnesium transporter NIPA6 isoform X1, encoding MGGGGEGASGPELSTDNVKGIVLALLSSGFIGASFIIKKKGLRRAAVASGVRAGVGGYSYLMEPLWWVGMITMIVGEVANFVAYAFAPAVLVTPLGALSIIVSAVLAHFILNERLHALGVLGCVMCIAGSVVIVIHAPQEQEITSVREIWNMATQPAFLLYVASVIVIVFVLVFYFSPLYGQSNVLIYTAICSLMGSLSVMSVKALGTSLKLTFEGTNQLIYPETWFFMLVVATCVLTQMNYLNKALDTFNTAIVSPIYYVMFTTLTILASVIMFKDWSGQSPGSIISEICGLIVVLSGTILLHVTKDYERIPQARSVYAPLSPSLTTRLNGELLKHVEDERTMDEEKALRRQEMY
- the LOC112887306 gene encoding probable magnesium transporter NIPA3 isoform X2 → MGGGGEGASGPELSTDNVKGIVLALLSSGFIGASFIIKKKGLRRAAVASGVRAGVGGYSYLMEPLWWVGMITMIVGEVANFVAYAFAPAVLVTPLGALSIIVSAVLAHFILNERLHALGVLGCVMCIAGSVVIVIHAPQEQEITSVREIWNMATQPAFLLYVASVIVIVFVLVFYFSPLYGQSNVLIYTAICSLMGSLSVMSVKALGTSLKLTFEGTNQLIYPETWFFMLVVATCVLTQMNYLNKALDTFNTAIVSPIYYVMFTTLTILASVIMFKDWSGQSPGSIISEICGLIVVLSGTILLHVTKDYERIPQARN